The Antedon mediterranea chromosome 7, ecAntMedi1.1, whole genome shotgun sequence genome has a segment encoding these proteins:
- the LOC140055533 gene encoding interferon-induced very large GTPase 1-like produces the protein MILDVLLTLPKSSTAYGRRSFAAIAPSLWNKLPLFVRLAPSKITRKEALTVPGDIIKRKDLDHTRELPWFMLENIIAGNYKGVSFVINTQDTKTQSVDTQTQVEQSDLWEDEDQFTGNEVNPLDVLTSLFICCDDFLRQILVEKLSNCQLAIPLLLPVIDAAPQMSCVEMLSSATSTIRKQWKTISGSAQERSMAVHPLPLVSALRIGRPKVSKSKTLNETINSGLDHFFHFRLTGGNAQKVVSNGVVELMWYLPTGNDEDNFPRAFGIMNLRGKVVNHSLQKTFMTKASSVTVIFCQSDISKKKEMDVISSWNDQQSHLILVFDGTPTDEWKKTVENVRATYNMKQIVKVITTSHKINLAEKLKQELKKCMSVDFPGQVTPKCLEDCETIANLFNIRIDDKDTGSNYECKLKAMDMLVCLKAEHDKDKHLPLQAISREIALKKCEQIDMKFKDMSTESYIDKIKSEIMDLRKKQSDLWKDPSKMIMVKQFLESVAFMSLARSYFYNWTGTLLDRHCIHNLQLIREKNPTCMKKDNSEIVEEFQKKLFDASLGLEHLKREIAQIYEMASELSRMESDIQKFPEKAADLLIDGQTLEIMDGDATYIPTTWLNAVFNCLKAKIRNKKLFVLSVVGVQGSGKSTMLNTMFGLKFAVDAGRCTKGAFAQLVPLDENL, from the exons ATGATACTCGACGTTCTTCTAACATTACCAAAATCATCCACTGCTTATGGTAGAAGGTCTTTTGCAGCAATAGCACCTTCATTATGGAACAAACTTCCACTCTTTGTGAGACTTGCTCCTTCA AAAATTACAAGAAAGGAGGCTTTAACAGTTCCTGGCGATATTATTAAAAGGAAGGATCTCGACCACACACGTGAACTCCCCTGGTTTATGCTAGAAAATATTATTGCAGGCAACTATAAAGGTGTTTCGTTTGTAATCAACACTCAAGATACTAAAACTCAATCAGTTGACACTCAAACTCAAGTTGAACAGTCAGATTTGTGGGAGGATGAAGATCAGTTTACTGGTAATGAAGTAAATCCTCTAGATGTATTGACGTCTTTATTTATATGCTGTGATGATTTTCTAAGGCAGATATTAGTAGAAAAACTGTCTAATTGTCAGTTGGCCATTCCGTTGCTTTTGCCAGTTATAGACGCCGCGCCACAAATGTCCTGTGTTGAGATGCTATCTTCGGCAACGAGTACTATACGAAAACAATGGAAGACTATCTCAGGGTCAGCTCAGGAGCGTTCAATGGCGGTGCATCCGTTACCTCTAGTGTCTGCTCTTCGTATAGGAAGACCTAAAGTATCGAAGTCAAAAACACTCAATGAAACAATTAACTCAGGACTGGACCATTTTTTTCACTTTAGACTTACAGGTGGAAATGCACAAAAAGTTGTTTCTAATGGCGTAGTAGAACTGATGTGGTATCTTCCAACAGGCAATGATGAAGATAATTTTCCACGTGCATTTGGAATCATGAACCTACGAGGCAAAGTAGTTAATCATTCACTACAAAAAACCTTTATGACAAAGGCATCATCAGTAACTGTTATCTTCTGTCAAAGCGACATATCTAAAAAGAAAGAGATGGACGTAATATCATCTTGGAATGATCAACAGAGTCATCTTATTCTTGTATTTGATGGAACACCAACTGATGAATGGAAGAAAACTGTAGAAAACGTCCGCGCCACCTACAATATGAAGCAAATAGTGAAAGTTATAACAACCTCTCATAAGATCAATCTGGCTGAGAAACTTAAACAAGaacttaaaaaatgtatgtcaGTTGATTTTCCTGGTCAAGTCACTCCTAAATGTTTGGAAGACTGCGAAACAATCGCGAATCTTTTCAATATTAGAATTGATGACAAAGATACAGGTAGTAATTATGAATGTAAGCTGAAGGCAATGGATATGTTGGTATGTCTTAAAGCGGAACATGACAAAGATAAACATTTACCATTACAGGCTATATCACgtgaaattgctttaaaaaaatgtgaacaaATTGACATGAAATTTAAGGATATGTCAACAGAATCTTATATTGATAAGATCAAATCAGAAATAATGGATTTGCGAAAAAAACAATCTGATTTATGGAAAGATCCATCCAAGATGATTATGGTCAAGCAGTTTTTAGAATCCGTTGCTTTTATGTCTCTCGCGAGGTCATACTTTTATAATTGGACGGGTACCTTGTTAGACAGGCACTGCATACATAATTTACAGCTCATACGTGAAAAAAACCCTACATGTATGAAGAAAGATAATTCTGAAATAGTTGAAGAATTCCAAAAGAAACTATTCGATGCAAGTCTGGGCTTAGAACATTTGAAAAGAGAAATCGCTCAAATCTACGAGATGGCATCAGAATTGTCACGGATGGAAAGTGACATTCAGAAATTTCCAGAAAAAGCTGCTGACTTGTTAATCGATGGACAGACACTTGAGATTATGGATGGAGATGCGACTTATATTCCTACAACGTGGTTAAATGCAGTTTTTAACTGCCTTAAGGCAAAGATTAGAAATAAGAAACTATTTGTTTTATCAGTAGTTGGTGTACAAGGAAGTGGAAAATCAACCATGCTGAATACGATGTTTGGGCTGAAGTTCGCAGTTGATGCTGGCAGATGTACCAAAGGGGCATTTGCACAATTAGTTCCACTTGATGAAAATCTTTGA